In Bdellovibrio bacteriovorus, a single window of DNA contains:
- a CDS encoding HAMP domain-containing methyl-accepting chemotaxis protein: MSKMGLKAKLIVLCSAMSLVPVVVGAFAYFAIRDIDENYNGVTYKVLPNIQLADQMYLDFRMLRINLRSLGLPHLPKEKADAFIKGAEHHLTQYEEKNAKYKLLSYMPGEEELYKKVDNAWQDLKVLNAEVLRLYRTGRPEDIDKMVQIFVNQDLEKSTVYRNSMNDLVAYQEKQASIFIQKAEDQVDSSNSTMLTVIGIGVILGQSIGLFVAMSLSKTINFTSKELESSSHQVRDAAAQISDTSQTLSQSATEQASSLEETVATIEEITSMIKINSENAKQSSVLANGTSAIAVKGESQVNKLIDSIESIADDSKKIAEITNVIDDIAFQTNLLALNAAVEAARAGEQGKGFAVVAEAVRNLAQRSAESAKNIASLISVSVEKINAGSEQAKNSGLVLKEIVSETGKVAALSDELAKASEEQFNGISQIGKAMNQLDQVTQMNAASSEESAAAAEELSAQAYSLLANVETLQVLVNGDVEKNHQRPFLKVS, encoded by the coding sequence ATGTCTAAAATGGGATTGAAAGCAAAATTAATTGTTCTTTGCTCAGCTATGTCTCTGGTTCCAGTTGTCGTGGGTGCTTTTGCGTACTTCGCTATTCGAGACATTGATGAAAACTACAACGGAGTTACCTACAAAGTTCTGCCGAACATCCAATTGGCGGATCAGATGTATTTAGATTTTAGAATGCTAAGGATTAATCTTAGAAGTTTGGGGTTACCACACCTTCCTAAAGAAAAAGCGGACGCCTTCATCAAAGGTGCGGAACATCATCTTACGCAATATGAAGAGAAAAATGCGAAATACAAACTGCTTTCCTATATGCCCGGAGAAGAAGAGTTATATAAAAAAGTCGACAACGCTTGGCAGGACCTTAAAGTTCTTAATGCTGAGGTCCTTCGTCTTTACCGTACCGGAAGACCCGAGGATATCGATAAGATGGTGCAAATCTTTGTCAATCAAGACTTAGAAAAATCAACCGTCTACCGTAATTCAATGAATGACTTGGTTGCTTATCAAGAAAAGCAGGCCTCTATTTTCATCCAAAAGGCCGAAGATCAGGTAGATTCTTCGAACTCGACAATGCTGACTGTTATCGGGATTGGTGTAATATTAGGTCAAAGTATCGGACTCTTCGTTGCAATGAGCCTTTCTAAAACGATTAATTTCACCTCTAAAGAACTTGAATCCAGCTCGCACCAAGTCCGCGATGCCGCTGCTCAAATCTCTGATACCTCGCAGACTCTTTCTCAATCCGCTACTGAGCAAGCCTCTTCTTTAGAAGAAACGGTTGCCACTATTGAAGAAATCACTTCGATGATTAAGATCAACTCTGAAAACGCCAAGCAATCTTCCGTTCTGGCAAATGGAACCTCCGCTATCGCGGTTAAGGGTGAGTCTCAGGTTAATAAGCTCATTGATTCCATCGAGAGCATTGCCGACGATTCAAAGAAAATCGCCGAAATTACCAACGTCATTGATGATATCGCCTTTCAAACAAATCTTTTGGCTTTGAACGCGGCGGTCGAGGCTGCCCGTGCGGGTGAACAAGGAAAAGGTTTCGCCGTTGTCGCTGAAGCGGTTCGCAATTTGGCGCAAAGAAGTGCTGAGTCCGCAAAAAATATCGCCTCACTCATTAGTGTCAGCGTAGAAAAGATAAATGCGGGAAGCGAGCAAGCGAAAAACAGCGGCTTAGTCTTAAAGGAGATTGTAAGCGAAACCGGTAAGGTCGCTGCCCTCAGTGATGAATTAGCAAAAGCTAGTGAAGAACAATTCAACGGTATTTCACAAATCGGTAAAGCGATGAATCAGTTGGATCAAGTGACTCAAATGAACGCGGCTTCTTCAGAAGAATCAGCCGCAGCGGCTGAGGAGCTTTCAGCACAAGCCTATTCACTTTTGGCCAATGTAGAAACACTCCAGGTATTAGTGAATGGAGACGTTGAAAAAAACCATCAAAGACCGTTCTTAAAGGTCTCCTAA
- a CDS encoding nitric-oxide reductase large subunit, whose amino-acid sequence MGHRRLWLIFTFVVVASFAVLGYYGKEIYREAPPQPNRVVTTDGKEVFSGLDIKDGMNVWQSIGGQEVGSVWGHGAYVAPDWSADWLHREAVFMADRMAEEKFGKKYEELPDDQKASVRISLQDELRKNTYDAATGTITISPLRAEAIAHNSKHYSDLFMKGENLDELRDAYAIPANTIKDEKRMHMMNAFFFWSSWACVTQRPGQEITYTNNWPPDKLVGNEATGSLILWTGFSVILLLAGIGLLAFYYAVNHGDEVEHDKLPKLDPLLGLSPTPSMSATLKYFWVVCALMVVQVILGAVTAHYGVEGTAFYGFPLAEYLPYSVTRTWHVQLGIFWIATSWLATGLFISPAVSGHEPKFQAAGVNFLFVALLIIVVGSLAGQWMGVMQKLGLEANFWFGHQGYEYVDLGRFWQSFLLIGLFLWLFLMVRAIWPAFRQQQENRHLLMMFLIASAAIALFYAAGFMWGRHTNLAIAEYWRWWVVHLWVEGFFEVFATVVIAFLFTRMGLIHSKVATLSVLFSTIVFLAGGILGTFHHLYFTGTPTAVLAIGASFSALEVVPLILLGFEGYSHFRVSKAAKWLQAYKWPIYFFVAVAFWNLVGAGIFGFLINPPIALYYMQGLNTTPVHGHTALFGVYGMLGIGLMLFVLKGMASRHVWKDGVISFAFWSINIGLALMVLISVLPIGFLQTLASVEHGFWYARSAEFMQQPGMDTLRWLRVIGDTIFTVGILALGWFVVGLKVGFSVKEKIDLNSDGLL is encoded by the coding sequence ATGGGACATAGAAGGTTATGGTTGATTTTCACTTTCGTAGTAGTCGCATCTTTTGCTGTGCTTGGATACTATGGAAAAGAAATTTATCGCGAAGCACCTCCTCAACCAAACAGAGTCGTGACGACGGATGGAAAAGAAGTTTTTTCAGGCTTAGATATCAAAGACGGAATGAATGTGTGGCAGTCTATTGGTGGGCAAGAGGTCGGTTCCGTTTGGGGACACGGTGCTTACGTCGCTCCTGATTGGAGTGCCGATTGGCTTCATCGCGAAGCGGTGTTCATGGCAGACCGCATGGCTGAAGAAAAATTCGGAAAGAAGTATGAAGAACTTCCTGACGATCAAAAGGCTTCTGTAAGAATCAGTTTGCAAGATGAGCTGCGAAAGAACACATACGATGCAGCAACGGGGACAATTACCATAAGCCCCTTGCGCGCGGAAGCTATTGCTCACAACAGTAAACATTATAGCGACCTTTTCATGAAGGGCGAAAACCTAGACGAACTTCGCGATGCCTATGCCATTCCTGCAAATACGATCAAAGACGAAAAAAGAATGCATATGATGAATGCCTTCTTTTTTTGGTCGTCCTGGGCGTGTGTGACTCAAAGACCAGGACAAGAGATCACTTACACAAACAATTGGCCGCCTGACAAACTAGTGGGTAATGAAGCCACAGGATCTTTGATTTTGTGGACTGGTTTCAGCGTCATCCTGCTCTTAGCCGGGATCGGATTGTTAGCGTTCTATTACGCTGTAAATCACGGCGATGAAGTTGAGCACGACAAACTTCCGAAACTGGATCCTCTCTTAGGCTTGTCACCAACGCCCTCTATGTCGGCCACTTTAAAATATTTCTGGGTCGTTTGTGCACTGATGGTGGTGCAAGTGATCTTAGGAGCGGTCACCGCGCACTATGGAGTTGAAGGCACCGCTTTTTACGGATTCCCGTTAGCGGAATATCTTCCTTATTCCGTCACTCGCACATGGCATGTTCAGTTAGGAATTTTTTGGATCGCGACATCATGGTTAGCAACCGGACTTTTTATTTCTCCCGCTGTTTCTGGACATGAACCAAAGTTTCAAGCTGCGGGCGTAAACTTTCTTTTCGTCGCACTTTTAATTATCGTCGTCGGCTCTCTTGCGGGGCAATGGATGGGAGTGATGCAGAAGCTAGGCTTAGAGGCCAACTTCTGGTTCGGCCATCAAGGTTATGAATATGTAGATCTCGGTCGGTTTTGGCAATCATTCCTTCTAATAGGATTATTCCTGTGGTTGTTCTTGATGGTCCGGGCCATCTGGCCTGCGTTTCGGCAGCAACAAGAAAATCGTCACTTGTTAATGATGTTTTTAATCGCATCTGCGGCGATCGCATTGTTTTATGCTGCGGGCTTTATGTGGGGACGACACACGAACTTAGCGATCGCCGAGTATTGGAGATGGTGGGTTGTTCATTTGTGGGTGGAAGGTTTCTTTGAGGTCTTTGCGACTGTTGTTATCGCATTTTTATTTACCCGCATGGGGCTTATTCACAGCAAGGTTGCGACTTTAAGTGTTTTATTTTCCACGATCGTATTTCTAGCCGGTGGTATTTTAGGGACTTTTCATCACTTGTATTTCACTGGAACTCCAACGGCCGTTCTGGCAATCGGTGCAAGCTTTAGTGCTCTGGAAGTTGTACCTTTAATATTGTTAGGCTTTGAAGGTTACAGTCATTTTCGAGTCAGCAAGGCGGCGAAATGGTTGCAGGCTTACAAGTGGCCGATTTATTTCTTCGTGGCCGTGGCTTTCTGGAATCTGGTCGGTGCCGGCATATTCGGCTTTTTGATCAATCCGCCGATTGCTCTTTATTATATGCAAGGTCTTAATACGACTCCCGTACACGGTCATACGGCCCTTTTCGGAGTTTATGGAATGTTAGGTATTGGCCTGATGCTTTTTGTCTTAAAAGGTATGGCGTCTCGACATGTTTGGAAAGACGGAGTGATTTCGTTTGCTTTCTGGTCGATTAATATCGGCCTAGCTTTGATGGTCTTAATCAGTGTCTTACCAATAGGTTTCTTGCAAACTCTGGCAAGTGTCGAGCATGGCTTTTGGTATGCGCGTTCCGCCGAATTTATGCAGCAACCAGGAATGGATACCTTACGTTGGTTACGCGTCATCGGGGACACTATCTTTACAGTCGGAATTTTAGCGTTAGGGTGGTTTGTTGTGGGCTTGAAAGTCGGCTTTTCGGTGAAAGAAAAAATCGATTTGAATTCAGACGGTTTGTTGTAA
- the nirK gene encoding copper-containing nitrite reductase, protein MNSSGRLLSFLVLGMMALSCTKKSEVSEPTSKDKWKASSAEIAEDNENLDKLPEEEHKLLPPPQVPSPITRKNPARVKIKMEIREQVGVLADGVKYTFWTFGGTVPGPMLRIRAGDYVDFTLSNHPDNKLPHNIDLHAVTGAGGGAEGSFTAPGHSSTFSFRALNPGLYIYHCATAPVGMHIANGMYGLILVEPKDGLPKVDKEYYVVQGDFYTKGNFGERGLQAFDMEKALKEQPDYVVFNGAVGALSGSSSLVANLGQTVRIFFGNGGPNLSSSFHLIGEIFDHVYQEGGSRITQKNVQTTMVPAGGSAIVDFRIDTPGNFILVDHAIFRAFNKGALGMLKVEGDHNTKIYTGKTKDAVYLPEGQNMIPISQEQKKDPPTGDTLDARMRTGEIVYKQNCLACHQANGEGVPNAFPPLAKSDFLMADKARAIRVVKNGLEGAITVNGKTYNSVMPALLGLSDDDIASVVTYVRNSFGNKSDVVTLDEVKRAKK, encoded by the coding sequence ATGAATTCTAGTGGAAGACTTCTAAGTTTTTTAGTTCTGGGAATGATGGCGTTAAGCTGTACCAAAAAATCGGAGGTCAGCGAACCTACTAGCAAGGACAAGTGGAAAGCTTCTTCCGCCGAAATCGCCGAAGACAATGAAAACTTAGATAAATTGCCTGAAGAAGAACATAAACTTCTTCCACCGCCACAAGTTCCCTCACCTATAACTAGAAAGAACCCTGCGCGTGTGAAAATTAAGATGGAAATTCGTGAACAGGTGGGCGTGTTGGCTGATGGTGTGAAGTATACTTTCTGGACTTTCGGAGGAACGGTGCCCGGGCCGATGCTTCGTATCCGCGCAGGCGATTACGTTGACTTCACTTTATCAAATCATCCGGACAACAAACTTCCGCACAATATCGATTTGCATGCTGTCACAGGCGCGGGTGGAGGAGCTGAAGGTTCATTCACCGCTCCCGGACACTCATCAACTTTCTCATTTCGCGCACTGAATCCAGGTCTTTACATTTACCACTGTGCGACAGCACCCGTAGGTATGCACATCGCCAACGGTATGTACGGACTGATTTTGGTGGAGCCAAAAGACGGTTTACCAAAAGTCGATAAAGAATATTATGTCGTTCAAGGTGACTTTTATACTAAAGGAAACTTCGGTGAGCGTGGTCTCCAGGCTTTTGATATGGAAAAAGCCTTAAAAGAACAACCTGACTATGTCGTATTCAATGGTGCCGTCGGAGCCCTTTCAGGGAGTTCATCTTTAGTGGCTAATCTAGGCCAAACAGTGAGGATCTTCTTTGGTAACGGTGGACCTAATCTAAGCTCTTCTTTTCACCTTATCGGAGAGATCTTTGATCACGTTTATCAAGAGGGTGGAAGTCGCATTACTCAGAAAAACGTGCAAACGACTATGGTTCCTGCTGGTGGATCGGCGATCGTTGATTTTCGAATCGATACACCGGGAAATTTTATATTAGTAGACCATGCGATTTTCAGAGCATTCAACAAGGGCGCTTTAGGTATGTTGAAAGTGGAAGGGGACCACAATACGAAAATCTATACAGGTAAAACTAAAGATGCCGTTTATTTGCCCGAAGGTCAGAACATGATACCGATTTCTCAAGAGCAAAAGAAGGATCCGCCAACAGGGGACACACTTGACGCACGTATGAGAACCGGGGAAATCGTTTACAAACAAAACTGTTTGGCCTGCCATCAAGCTAATGGTGAGGGTGTGCCGAATGCCTTTCCACCTCTAGCTAAATCCGATTTTTTGATGGCAGATAAGGCTCGGGCTATTCGCGTTGTGAAAAATGGACTTGAAGGAGCCATTACCGTAAATGGTAAAACCTATAATAGCGTCATGCCTGCACTACTAGGATTGTCTGACGATGATATTGCGAGCGTGGTAACCTATGTCCGCAATAGCTTTGGTAATAAGAGTGATGTGGTTACTTTGGACGAGGTTAAGAGAGCGAAAAAATGA
- a CDS encoding formylglycine-generating enzyme family protein — protein MISSFFAMALLFSWAEEIKVSGGKFQPLFQDKGEESIVIPSLWVDATPVTNEEFRAFIKMNPKWRKSKITPLLADSSYLKTWRDDLTFPDGTGRFPVVHVSWFAARAFCKSQGKRLPTILEWEYFADANSPENEAKILKWYAKGQDEIKNVKSLKPNKFGLYDTAGLIWEWVDDFGSVVMSGDSREGVNRDLFCAGAAINTKKPKQYGAFMRYALRSSLQAQYTTSSLGFRCVKNFIEEKK, from the coding sequence ATGATTTCGTCTTTTTTTGCAATGGCTTTGCTATTTTCCTGGGCCGAAGAAATCAAAGTCTCTGGTGGAAAATTTCAGCCCTTATTTCAAGATAAGGGGGAAGAATCCATTGTTATCCCGTCCTTATGGGTGGATGCGACTCCCGTGACGAACGAAGAATTTCGCGCATTTATTAAAATGAATCCTAAATGGCGAAAGTCAAAAATTACTCCGCTTCTTGCGGACTCCTCCTATTTAAAAACTTGGAGGGACGACCTAACATTTCCTGATGGTACGGGGCGTTTCCCTGTTGTTCACGTGTCTTGGTTTGCAGCGCGCGCGTTTTGTAAATCACAGGGCAAGCGACTCCCCACGATTTTGGAATGGGAGTACTTTGCAGATGCAAACAGTCCCGAGAATGAAGCAAAAATATTGAAGTGGTACGCCAAAGGACAAGATGAAATAAAGAACGTGAAATCTTTGAAACCAAATAAGTTTGGTCTCTATGATACGGCCGGACTCATCTGGGAGTGGGTGGATGACTTCGGCAGTGTTGTGATGTCAGGAGACTCACGTGAAGGTGTGAACCGCGATCTTTTTTGCGCCGGGGCTGCGATAAACACCAAAAAACCTAAACAATATGGTGCATTTATGCGCTATGCGCTTCGTTCCAGCTTGCAAGCCCAATACACAACTTCATCATTGGGATTCCGTTGCGTAAAAAATTTTATTGAGGAGAAAAAATGA
- a CDS encoding SCO family protein has translation MKSIIVFLIFCSLNVFAHEDGHGHHGTETLESANPIPGSSLYQLDSSWVDSDGKKVLLKDLKGKPRLVAMLYTRCTTACPLLVEDLKKLISKLPARKQSVSVTLFSFDSENETASTMKEFLQKKKVKWQMLRGDSSDVAEVAAALGVRYKKLSSGEYVHSNVIYLLDAEGVMIAKKEGLKSDDSAFVKKIESALK, from the coding sequence ATGAAATCCATAATCGTATTCTTGATTTTTTGTTCTCTAAATGTTTTCGCTCACGAAGATGGGCATGGACATCATGGGACTGAGACCTTGGAATCAGCAAATCCCATTCCTGGCAGTTCTCTTTATCAACTCGATAGCAGTTGGGTCGATAGCGATGGAAAAAAAGTTTTATTGAAAGACCTAAAAGGAAAGCCGCGCCTAGTGGCTATGCTTTACACTCGCTGTACAACGGCTTGCCCTTTACTAGTAGAAGACCTTAAAAAGCTTATTTCAAAGCTGCCGGCTAGGAAACAAAGCGTTTCTGTAACGCTGTTTTCATTTGATTCCGAAAACGAAACGGCCTCCACTATGAAAGAGTTTCTTCAAAAAAAGAAAGTGAAGTGGCAGATGCTAAGGGGCGACTCCTCAGATGTTGCTGAAGTTGCCGCCGCACTCGGGGTCCGTTACAAAAAACTTTCCTCTGGAGAGTATGTTCATTCTAACGTTATCTATTTGCTGGATGCAGAAGGTGTCATGATAGCTAAGAAGGAAGGTCTGAAATCCGATGATTCTGCTTTTGTGAAGAAAATCGAAAGTGCTTTAAAATAA
- a CDS encoding L,D-transpeptidase family protein — protein sequence MARLILVLSALLLGYSQTQAAALFGRPSKIIDSNDSNSSSAGSSYYTPYTSGSSSYSATGGGCGSVPSHVKTAFGEAKRFTQTCSYAQLSPGKMIAVNDYSGDGRPTMYIFDQDGNCVKGFPISWGVGSDRSGRLEACSTENSRKTPPGFHLTAVHNGARYNSSNSLGMAGLSGQDSLGQRGVIIHGTSPAGTSNTWGCTGVNYEDLSTVMKTLGVGSLVYNYFGGARASNCSDNSGMERPAQCQPEAAAVAAARSNGVSSSKYSGKSKYSTNSGRSKDTNSTKRKGAK from the coding sequence ATGGCAAGACTTATTCTGGTATTGTCGGCTTTGCTTCTAGGTTACTCACAAACCCAAGCAGCCGCACTGTTCGGTCGTCCTTCCAAGATCATTGATAGCAACGACAGCAACTCTAGCAGCGCAGGAAGTAGTTACTACACACCTTATACATCAGGTTCGTCGTCCTACTCCGCCACTGGGGGAGGTTGCGGATCTGTACCTTCTCATGTGAAAACCGCTTTCGGTGAGGCAAAGCGATTCACGCAAACTTGTTCTTATGCGCAGTTGTCTCCCGGCAAGATGATTGCCGTGAACGACTATTCAGGCGATGGTCGCCCGACAATGTACATCTTCGACCAAGATGGAAACTGCGTAAAAGGTTTTCCAATCAGTTGGGGTGTGGGTTCTGACCGCAGTGGACGCTTAGAGGCGTGCAGCACCGAAAATTCAAGAAAGACTCCTCCTGGATTTCACTTGACCGCTGTTCACAATGGGGCACGCTATAATAGTTCGAACTCGCTAGGTATGGCCGGTCTTTCTGGTCAGGACAGCCTTGGGCAACGTGGGGTTATCATCCACGGAACAAGTCCTGCGGGAACCTCTAATACTTGGGGATGTACAGGCGTGAACTACGAAGACTTATCAACGGTCATGAAAACCTTGGGTGTAGGATCGTTGGTATATAACTACTTCGGAGGAGCAAGAGCTTCTAATTGTAGTGATAATTCTGGAATGGAACGCCCGGCACAATGTCAGCCTGAAGCAGCGGCGGTAGCAGCAGCGAGATCCAACGGGGTTTCGTCGTCGAAGTACTCTGGAAAAAGCAAGTACTCCACTAACTCAGGCCGTTCGAAGGATACGAACTCGACAAAAAGAAAAGGAGCAAAATAA
- a CDS encoding type II secretion system protein produces MMNSRGMTLIEVLMAIGISVIGVSIFLFFVLTSRKHVTHVDRAIVLKELLTDNVIELKGLQIGDIVPIGKCLMRIYKTDKTFVSESVVDLNSSECPEPSLTADQVFVGWEVLPASSIDASFSSSSLKLPKYSDTLRKVTLKVWGWSDGEGKTILTNQIVIFKR; encoded by the coding sequence ATGATGAATTCACGCGGTATGACTTTAATTGAAGTCCTGATGGCCATTGGCATTTCTGTCATTGGTGTTTCAATCTTTCTATTCTTCGTTCTTACATCGCGCAAGCACGTGACTCACGTGGATCGCGCGATTGTTTTAAAAGAACTTCTTACCGACAATGTCATTGAGCTGAAAGGTTTACAGATAGGCGATATAGTTCCGATTGGAAAATGCCTGATGCGTATTTATAAAACAGATAAAACCTTTGTGTCTGAATCTGTTGTGGATCTAAATTCCTCGGAATGTCCCGAGCCTTCTCTGACAGCGGATCAGGTGTTTGTAGGGTGGGAGGTGTTGCCAGCTTCTTCTATCGATGCGTCTTTCAGCTCGTCGTCATTAAAGCTTCCAAAATACTCGGACACTTTACGTAAAGTGACATTGAAGGTTTGGGGTTGGAGTGATGGCGAGGGTAAAACTATTCTTACAAATCAGATTGTGATTTTTAAACGATGA
- a CDS encoding prepilin-type N-terminal cleavage/methylation domain-containing protein, translating to MKKSSRGFTMIELLLAASLATLVIAGTVQVIYYFFSEKKNLDDWSSAQIDMSLAIKNVENDVRNIVRLEPTEDLLSANDGLYFGLSSLTPQESPEVCLADATHSVFRYTTLDRVLRSERTMRSWSESGDADKTAEANELRVSADATISSLFQSGKAPTEISLVDADRRFIRRYEVGAVTMNLNSARDPYDGLPKTDANGNPIRFNYASVLLKMPKNAQGASVQKRPSVFVTSSEVYASSTVIVCLRKTDLNLIKIEPLTNKVTVLLQNRPSEFNVSSFVAKYLGTKKGVRVDPVNFMNDTVSDPNGYCVNSVFLELKATLPLKNQSGAGISTNVTKNNVTRARTIFAPNLNAKRAVACLQ from the coding sequence ATGAAGAAATCAAGTCGCGGATTTACCATGATAGAATTGCTTTTGGCTGCATCACTAGCAACTTTAGTGATTGCAGGCACTGTGCAGGTTATTTATTACTTTTTCTCTGAAAAGAAGAATCTCGATGATTGGAGTTCGGCACAGATCGACATGTCCCTGGCGATTAAAAATGTCGAAAATGATGTGCGCAATATCGTTCGTTTAGAGCCGACAGAGGATCTCCTGTCGGCAAATGACGGTCTCTATTTTGGGTTAAGTTCATTGACTCCTCAAGAGTCCCCAGAAGTCTGCTTAGCAGACGCAACTCATTCAGTCTTTCGTTACACGACCTTAGATCGCGTGCTGAGATCAGAACGTACGATGCGCTCGTGGTCCGAAAGTGGCGACGCCGATAAAACGGCAGAGGCTAACGAGCTGCGCGTATCGGCCGATGCCACGATCTCTTCACTGTTTCAGTCTGGCAAAGCGCCGACGGAAATTTCACTCGTCGATGCTGACCGGCGCTTTATTCGCCGCTATGAGGTCGGTGCGGTGACGATGAACTTGAATTCGGCGAGGGACCCCTATGACGGCTTGCCGAAAACCGACGCAAACGGAAATCCAATTCGCTTTAATTATGCCAGTGTCCTATTGAAGATGCCGAAGAATGCGCAAGGAGCGTCTGTTCAGAAAAGGCCTTCGGTCTTCGTCACTAGCAGTGAAGTGTATGCGTCCTCGACAGTGATTGTCTGTCTTCGTAAAACAGACCTTAATCTCATTAAAATAGAGCCTCTAACAAACAAAGTGACTGTCTTGCTGCAAAATCGTCCTTCCGAGTTTAACGTCAGCTCATTTGTGGCCAAATATCTGGGCACAAAAAAAGGCGTGCGTGTCGACCCGGTTAATTTCATGAATGATACCGTCAGTGATCCAAATGGTTACTGCGTGAATTCGGTTTTTCTGGAGCTAAAGGCCACGCTGCCATTAAAGAATCAGTCCGGCGCTGGAATAAGTACTAACGTCACTAAAAACAATGTGACCCGGGCCAGAACTATTTTTGCACCTAATCTAAATGCGAAGCGTGCGGTGGCTTGCTTGCAATAA
- a CDS encoding cation:proton antiporter: MKFLVDGLLFLGTISILLAAVGAMKFPDTLTRIAAITKASTLGSVCFCLGGALHFMHLETALILIVSSLILALGIPISSHLISRCRVKEGSQPHLLYLKRNDHEEDFIASKPPHASHLD, from the coding sequence ATGAAATTCCTTGTCGACGGTCTTCTATTTCTGGGAACTATCTCAATTCTTTTGGCAGCTGTAGGTGCGATGAAGTTTCCGGATACATTAACCAGAATCGCCGCCATTACTAAGGCCTCAACGCTGGGATCTGTTTGCTTTTGCTTGGGTGGCGCGTTGCACTTTATGCATCTGGAAACGGCATTAATATTAATTGTTTCTTCTTTGATACTCGCATTAGGCATACCCATCAGTTCACATTTGATAAGTCGCTGCCGCGTGAAAGAGGGATCACAGCCCCACCTTCTTTATTTAAAAAGAAACGACCATGAAGAAGACTTTATTGCAAGCAAGCCACCGCACGCTTCGCATTTAGATTAG
- a CDS encoding monovalent cation/H+ antiporter complex subunit F, protein MMWILSSLLIIALVLGTRRLLLGPTQADRAVVFDLLTAVLIAATVLIAIVVNDHKVMSLVIVLAVLSFVGTSLFAFYIEKTRGS, encoded by the coding sequence ATGATGTGGATCTTATCATCACTGCTAATCATAGCTTTGGTCCTTGGAACTCGAAGGCTCTTGCTAGGTCCCACCCAAGCAGATCGAGCCGTCGTTTTTGATTTACTGACAGCAGTATTAATTGCGGCGACGGTTTTAATCGCCATTGTCGTTAACGATCACAAAGTGATGAGCTTAGTCATTGTCCTTGCCGTTCTTTCATTCGTAGGCACTTCGTTATTTGCTTTTTATATTGAAAAAACCAGGGGGTCTTGA
- a CDS encoding Na+/H+ antiporter subunit E: MTTKLRLIIEIFVLFIHDFFIAVYEVASALFYPNEDLHPVIVRMPTLLKNKKALWLFSLIISLTPGSLVVDLSKDQTVLYIHFFHAPDSEKAINTLKMRFEQRLFKLFHSKDNV; the protein is encoded by the coding sequence ATGACGACGAAGTTACGATTGATTATCGAAATATTCGTTCTTTTTATTCACGATTTTTTTATTGCCGTTTATGAAGTGGCTTCCGCCCTTTTTTATCCTAATGAAGACCTCCATCCCGTGATTGTGCGGATGCCGACTCTTCTAAAGAACAAGAAAGCGTTGTGGCTTTTTTCTTTGATAATCTCTCTGACGCCTGGTTCTTTGGTGGTGGATTTATCAAAAGACCAAACGGTGCTGTACATTCACTTCTTTCATGCGCCGGATAGCGAAAAAGCCATAAATACTTTAAAAATGCGCTTTGAGCAGCGCTTGTTTAAGCTTTTTCATTCAAAGGACAACGTATGA